TCGCGGTCGGGGCGATGGTGGTCAAGGTCGGGGTGGCGGCCGCCTTGGGGCCTTGGGCGGGCTGCCTGCGTTGCAATGCCGATGGGCGACTGTGGGTGGACCTCGCCCAGCGAACCAGCGAGGAGGGAATCTGGGCGGCTGGGGACGTCTGCAATGCCGAGGCCTCCAGTTTGGTGGCTTCCGCCGGGCAAGCGATGGTGGCCGTCAAGCAGATTGCCCTGACCTTGGCAGATGCCTGATTCCCGTCCTTCTCAATAACGGAGCCTGGAGGGAGCGTTCGATTCGAACGCCCCACGTCCAGGCCTTGTCGAGATCTTCGTCCGTCTAGCCGGCGCATCACCCGCCCCAACAAAGGGCGGCGGGCGATGCGCTGAGGTGGGTTCTTTAGAAGGCCTCGTCTTCGAGGAGGTCTTCGTCTTCCTCGATTTCGGCTGGCGCTTCCGTGGTCAACTGCCCGGCTTGCTCTTGTTGAATGAGTGCCAGTTTGCGTCGGACGAGGCTCTCAATCTCTTGCGCCATGGCGGGATTGCCTTCCAAGAAGGCGACCGTGTTGTCTCTTCCCTGGCCGATCTTGTTGTCGCTATAAGAGAACCAAGCGCCACTCTTCTGGACGATGCTGTGCTCGACCGCCACATCCAGGATGCATCCCACGCGATTGATCCCTCGGCCGAACAGGATGTCGAACTCTGCGACCCGGAAAGGAGGCGAAACCTTGTTTTTGACGACTTTGACCTTTACTCGGTTGCCGAATTCGGCGCCGTCTTTTTTGAGCGTCTCAACCCGCCGCACCTCCAGACGTACACTGGCATAAAAGCGCAGCGCCCGCCCGCCCGTGGTGGTTTCCGGATTGCCGAACATGACCCCGATTTTCTCGCGGATCTGGTTGATGAAGATGACGGTACACTGGCTTCGCCCGATGGCGGCTGTCAGCTTCCGCAGCGCCTGGCTCATCAGGCGCGCTTGAAGTCCCACGTGACTGTCGCCCATCTCCCCTTCGATTTCAGCTTTGGGCACCAGGGCCGCGACCGAGTCCACGACCACGAGTTCCACCGCTCCCGACCGAACCAGGGCTTCCGTGATTTCAAGCGCCTGTTCCCCGGTATCAGGTTGGCTGACCAGCAGGTTGTCGATGTCGACTCCCAAGGCCTGCGCGTACGCTGGGTCCAGGGCATGCTCGGCGTCGACGAAGGCGGCAATACCACCCGCCTTCTGGACCTCGGCGACGGAATGCAGGGCGACCGTGGTTTTACCGCCTGACTCAGGTCCATAGACCTCGATGATGCGGCCCTTGGGCAGGCCCCCCACGCCAAGCGCCAGGTCCAGGGTCAATGCCCCGGTCGGAATGGCTTCGATGCGCATCTTGGCGGCATCACCCAGTTTCATGATGGCGCCCTTGCCGAACTGCTTTTCAATCTGGGCAATGGCGTTTTTGAGCGCTCCATCACGGTTGGCGTCAATCCGGGAACCGGTGGCATCCATTTTGGCCATGGCGAGTAGACTCCTTTGGGTTTGAAGCGGGGGCGCGGTGCGTCCGTTTGAAGGATTTGGATTCGAATATTTGTTCGACTCTCGGGGCAAGATTACCAAACATCTGTTCGATGCGCAAGTGCCCTGGCTCACATGCGGGCCTGCCTCATGTTTCTGGCTGGGATGCCCCCAGGGTATAGAAGGACCGGCAACTTGGAAACGTGCTTTGGGACGCCAGGGAGGATGATGGGCCGATGCCGGAAACGACAACCGAGACCAAGCGTTGGGTCTGTTCGCGCTGTGGTTACGTGGAGGAAGGGGAACACCCCCCGGATCTCTGTCCCTTTCCTGATTGTGGGGCCGGGCCCGAGGATTTCTATCTCGAAGATTGAGGTCAGCGGTTACCTTGCTTCGGTGGCCCCTGGCGCTGTGGCCGTGCTAGCATGAGTCGCTGCGGCACTGACGGCGCGCAGTCGGGCTGACGAGGGAGGACCCCCATGACGGCGGATCATCTGACGCAATCATCCGATCGTGTCGAGACCCACGGTTTGGATGAAGTGCGCCTTCATCACGCCTATCGGACCATGGTCATGATGCGCTTGCTTCACGACCGGGCAACGGCCTTGCAACGCACGGGGCGCATTCACTCCTGGCTGGGTTGCTACGGCCAGGAGGCGGCGATCGTCGGGAGTTCCCTGGCCTCTGAGCCCCAGGACTGGTTGTTTCCCTCTTATCGTGAGCACGCGGCCGCGCTCGTGCGGGGCATCCCCGTCGGCAAGCTGATGGATCATCTGTTCGCCAATGCGATCGACAACGCCAAGGGGCGTAACCTTCCGCCTGAGTACACCTTCAGGGAAATCAATTATGTCAGCATCAGCGCGCCGGTCGGCACCCAGGTGCCCCAGGCGGTCGG
This genomic interval from Candidatus Sericytochromatia bacterium contains the following:
- the recA gene encoding recombinase RecA, producing the protein MAKMDATGSRIDANRDGALKNAIAQIEKQFGKGAIMKLGDAAKMRIEAIPTGALTLDLALGVGGLPKGRIIEVYGPESGGKTTVALHSVAEVQKAGGIAAFVDAEHALDPAYAQALGVDIDNLLVSQPDTGEQALEITEALVRSGAVELVVVDSVAALVPKAEIEGEMGDSHVGLQARLMSQALRKLTAAIGRSQCTVIFINQIREKIGVMFGNPETTTGGRALRFYASVRLEVRRVETLKKDGAEFGNRVKVKVVKNKVSPPFRVAEFDILFGRGINRVGCILDVAVEHSIVQKSGAWFSYSDNKIGQGRDNTVAFLEGNPAMAQEIESLVRRKLALIQQEQAGQLTTEAPAEIEEDEDLLEDEAF